The following are from one region of the Gammaproteobacteria bacterium genome:
- a CDS encoding RHS repeat protein codes for MTDPANGIYQYAYDANGNLTSVIYLDGKARTYHYNEAAYTSGASLPNALTGITDENGIRFATYTYDAQGRAVVTEHAGGVERYVLGYSVDGSNTMVTDPLNSQYTHHFQTILGVAKSTGQSQPAGSGCSAASSAITYGANGNAASRADFNGNKTCYAYDLARNLEIARVEGLSSGSSCPGDLFSYTPAANSSERKILTEWHANFRLPIKITEAGKETGFGYDSYGNVTQHQIKDTVTNDTRTWTTGYLYHASIPGVILQKTEDGPRTDVSDVTTTNYFAPDATCAGGHKGCRAQVSNITNALGHVTQITRYNAHGQPEEIIDPNGLTTVLTYDARQRLLSRTVGTEITGHQYDNAGQLKKIILPDNSFLSYTYDAAHRLTDMADNLGNRVHYTLDAMGNRTKEELFDPLNNLTQTRQCEFDALSRLWKDTGAQSQITQYRYDAQGNLKQTSDPLLHTVAHQFDALNRLTQTIDPANGHTRQERDALDQITRVSDPRDIATTYTYNGFGDVIQEVSVDRGTTAYTYDSGGNLKTMLDARGIMHTYSWDALNRPTQRTHSTPPAGVAATAAISWSYDTGPNGIGRLIGMTDESGSTGFSYDPCGRLLTKTQTAKIVSGNGNAINYTQALSYQYDSAGRVSQTTYPSGMQISTSYGADGRPSEICVNGNLLLGNIVYQPFGAPKSWTWGNGQTHIRSFDQDGQLKTHPVGSDTRTLTYDAASRIINTADTNNPAYNRSYDYDALDRLTSQSDNSGFKLWGYDANSNRAQAQFGATGYPYTIASTSNRLQTVAGPVMKTYNYDASGNPLSDGATTFTWNAAGKLLSTVKNGKTHVYRYNALDQRISKNGPLSPNFFFFYDPAGQLIGEYKDNAATTTPTDDWLVRQETVWLEDIPVAVIKKPTATGPIQVYFIHTDHLNTTRVIVDQGNTIVWR; via the coding sequence ATGACTGATCCGGCAAATGGAATTTATCAGTATGCTTATGATGCCAATGGCAACCTGACATCAGTCATCTATCTCGATGGCAAAGCCCGCACCTACCATTACAACGAAGCTGCATACACCAGTGGAGCCAGTCTGCCGAATGCGCTGACCGGTATCACCGACGAGAACGGTATTCGCTTTGCCACTTATACCTACGACGCACAAGGCCGTGCGGTTGTGACCGAGCATGCGGGCGGGGTGGAGCGGTATGTGCTGGGGTATAGCGTGGACGGCAGCAACACGATGGTCACCGATCCGCTGAATAGTCAATACACGCACCATTTCCAAACGATTCTGGGTGTGGCCAAGAGCACCGGCCAATCGCAACCGGCGGGTTCGGGTTGTAGTGCCGCGTCTTCTGCGATTACTTATGGCGCCAACGGCAATGCCGCCAGCCGGGCCGATTTCAATGGCAATAAGACCTGTTATGCGTATGATCTGGCCCGGAACCTGGAGATTGCCCGGGTTGAAGGGCTGAGTAGCGGCAGTAGCTGCCCGGGAGATCTGTTTAGTTATACACCTGCTGCCAACAGCAGCGAGCGCAAGATTCTCACCGAATGGCATGCGAATTTCCGTCTGCCAATCAAAATTACTGAAGCCGGAAAAGAAACCGGTTTTGGTTATGACAGTTACGGCAACGTTACGCAGCATCAAATTAAGGACACCGTAACGAATGACACACGCACCTGGACGACCGGATATTTGTATCACGCCAGCATTCCCGGTGTGATCCTGCAAAAAACCGAGGACGGGCCGCGTACCGATGTCAGCGATGTAACCACCACGAATTATTTTGCCCCTGATGCCACCTGTGCTGGCGGCCATAAAGGTTGCCGCGCACAAGTTTCAAACATCACCAATGCCTTGGGACATGTCACGCAAATCACACGCTACAATGCGCATGGCCAGCCGGAAGAAATCATCGATCCAAATGGTTTGACCACCGTCTTGACGTACGACGCCCGGCAACGGCTGCTGTCACGAACCGTTGGCACGGAAATTACCGGCCACCAGTACGATAACGCCGGCCAGCTCAAGAAAATCATCCTGCCGGATAACAGCTTCTTAAGTTACACCTACGATGCCGCGCATCGTTTGACCGATATGGCCGATAACCTGGGTAATCGCGTGCACTATACGCTGGACGCTATGGGTAACCGCACCAAGGAAGAGCTGTTCGATCCACTCAATAACCTGACCCAAACCCGGCAATGCGAATTTGACGCCTTGAGCCGGTTATGGAAAGACACCGGTGCGCAAAGCCAGATCACGCAGTATCGATATGACGCGCAAGGCAACTTGAAACAAACCAGCGATCCCTTGCTGCACACCGTGGCTCATCAATTCGATGCGCTTAACCGCCTGACGCAGACCATCGATCCTGCCAATGGCCACACCCGGCAAGAACGCGATGCGTTGGATCAAATCACCCGCGTATCCGATCCACGCGATATCGCTACGACCTACACCTACAATGGTTTCGGCGATGTGATTCAGGAAGTCTCGGTTGATCGAGGCACAACTGCGTATACCTACGACTCGGGCGGAAACTTAAAGACCATGCTGGACGCGCGCGGCATCATGCACACCTACAGCTGGGATGCGTTAAACCGGCCCACGCAACGTACGCACTCCACACCGCCTGCCGGTGTGGCCGCCACAGCCGCCATTTCTTGGAGTTACGATACCGGACCCAATGGCATCGGGCGGCTGATCGGCATGACGGATGAATCCGGTAGCACCGGCTTCAGCTACGATCCATGCGGCCGCTTGCTCACCAAAACACAAACCGCCAAGATCGTTAGCGGCAACGGTAATGCCATCAACTACACGCAAGCGTTGAGCTACCAATACGACAGCGCTGGTCGTGTCAGTCAGACGACTTATCCTTCGGGCATGCAAATCAGCACTTCATATGGCGCCGATGGCCGCCCGAGCGAAATCTGCGTCAATGGTAACCTGCTGCTGGGTAATATTGTTTACCAGCCATTTGGCGCACCGAAAAGCTGGACCTGGGGTAACGGTCAGACACATATCCGCAGCTTTGACCAGGACGGTCAGCTCAAAACCCACCCCGTCGGCAGCGATACCCGCACGCTGACCTACGATGCGGCCAGCCGTATCATCAACACGGCGGATACCAATAATCCGGCGTACAACCGCAGCTATGACTATGACGCGCTGGATCGCCTCACCAGTCAGTCGGACAACAGCGGATTCAAATTGTGGGGCTATGACGCCAACAGCAACCGCGCCCAGGCGCAATTTGGCGCCACCGGCTATCCGTACACAATCGCGAGCACCAGCAACCGCCTGCAAACCGTGGCCGGGCCGGTGATGAAAACATACAACTACGATGCCTCCGGCAATCCGCTGAGCGATGGCGCCACCACGTTTACCTGGAATGCTGCCGGCAAACTATTATCGACGGTCAAGAACGGCAAAACGCATGTGTACAGATACAACGCGCTGGATCAGCGTATCAGCAAGAATGGTCCGCTGAGCCCGAACTTTTTCTTCTTCTACGATCCCGCCGGGCAATTGATCGGCGAATATAAAGACAACGCTGCTACAACCACACCCACCGATGATTGGCTGGTGCGGCAGGAAACCGTCTGGCTGGAAGATATTCCGGTGGCCGTGATCAAGAAACCCACCGCAACCGGCCCGATCCAGGTGTACTTCATCCACACCGACCACCTCAACACTACGAGAGTGATCGTGGATCAAGGTAACACCATTGTTTGGCGCTGA
- a CDS encoding RHS repeat protein, with amino-acid sequence MLSISSRDGRTQTLSYDANGRLSTQSPMTPGVHSASPTMAPAASVQ; translated from the coding sequence TTGCTATCGATTTCAAGCCGCGATGGCCGCACGCAGACGCTCAGCTACGATGCCAATGGCCGCCTGAGTACACAGTCACCGATGACACCGGGCGTGCACTCAGCTTCACCTACGATGGCTCCAGCCGCATCAGTACAATGA
- the gdhA gene encoding NADP-specific glutamate dehydrogenase codes for MKYKSLQEFSAYVAERNPNQPEYMQAVTEVIESLWPFILEHPRYAEHGLLDRLVEPERVIIFRVSWVDDHGEVRVNRGYRIQHSSSIGPYKGGVRFHPSVNLSILKFLAFEQTFKNALTTLPMGGGKGGSDFDPKGKSPGEIMRFCQAFISELFRHIGSDTDVPAGDIGVGGREVGFMAGMMKKLSNRADCVFTGKGLSFGGSLIRPEATGYGTVYFAQEILQHAGRSLDGMRVSVSGSGNVAQFAVEKAMSQGAKVVTVSDSSGTIVDEAGFTAEKLAILAEVKNHLYARLDEYAKRVNVTYLPGAKPWHVPVQVALPCATQNELNGEDAKILVKNGVICVAEGANMPSTAEAVECFLHNKVLYAPGKASNAGGVATSGLEMSQNAMRMSWTREEVDARLKEIMQAIHKSCLKYGTKADGSVNYVDGANIAGFVKVAEAMLGQGVI; via the coding sequence ATGAAATATAAGAGTCTTCAGGAGTTCAGCGCGTATGTCGCCGAACGCAATCCGAATCAGCCGGAGTATATGCAGGCAGTTACGGAAGTCATTGAAAGTTTGTGGCCGTTCATATTGGAACATCCGCGCTACGCCGAGCACGGCTTGCTGGACCGGCTGGTCGAACCGGAGCGGGTGATTATATTTCGTGTGTCCTGGGTGGACGATCACGGCGAAGTCCGGGTCAACCGCGGTTACCGCATCCAGCATAGTTCTTCCATCGGTCCTTACAAAGGCGGTGTCCGGTTTCATCCGTCAGTGAATCTGTCGATTCTTAAATTCCTGGCGTTTGAGCAGACTTTCAAGAATGCGCTGACCACATTGCCGATGGGCGGCGGCAAAGGCGGTTCCGATTTCGATCCGAAAGGCAAAAGCCCCGGTGAAATCATGCGTTTCTGCCAAGCCTTCATCAGTGAATTGTTCCGTCATATCGGCTCGGATACCGACGTGCCCGCGGGCGATATCGGCGTGGGCGGGCGTGAAGTCGGCTTCATGGCGGGTATGATGAAGAAATTATCCAATCGCGCGGATTGTGTGTTTACCGGTAAAGGATTGAGTTTCGGCGGGTCGCTGATCCGCCCGGAAGCAACCGGTTACGGCACGGTGTATTTTGCCCAGGAAATACTGCAACACGCGGGGCGCTCGCTCGATGGCATGCGCGTTTCCGTTTCCGGCTCCGGCAATGTGGCGCAGTTCGCCGTGGAAAAAGCCATGTCGCAGGGCGCTAAAGTGGTGACCGTATCCGATTCCAGCGGCACGATCGTCGACGAAGCGGGCTTCACTGCCGAGAAACTGGCGATTCTGGCGGAGGTGAAAAACCACCTGTACGCGCGCCTCGATGAATACGCCAAACGGGTCAATGTCACCTATCTGCCGGGTGCAAAACCCTGGCATGTACCGGTACAGGTCGCGTTGCCGTGCGCCACGCAAAACGAATTGAACGGCGAAGATGCAAAGATACTGGTCAAGAATGGCGTGATTTGCGTCGCCGAAGGCGCCAACATGCCGTCGACCGCGGAAGCCGTCGAATGCTTCCTGCACAACAAAGTGCTCTATGCGCCAGGCAAAGCCAGTAACGCCGGCGGCGTCGCGACATCCGGTCTGGAAATGAGTCAGAACGCCATGCGCATGTCCTGGACGCGCGAAGAAGTCGATGCGCGCCTGAAGGAAATCATGCAAGCCATCCACAAATCCTGTCTGAAATACGGCACCAAAGCCGACGGCAGCGTGAACTATGTCGACGGTGCGAATATCGCCGGTTTTGTCAAAGTGGCTGAGGCGATGCTCGGTCAAGGTGTGATCTAA
- a CDS encoding helix-turn-helix domain-containing protein, with translation MSAPLVAVVAFNHFSPFHLSVPCIIFGDLLHERKLFDLRLYAYEPGKLRSSEGLMVESTLDADELAHADIIIVPSWRDPAERPEQSLLDALATAYTRGSQIVGLCLGTYVLAHAGLLKNRKASTHWEFEQDFMHRFPDVKLDSNALYVDDDRLITSAGTAAGIDCCLYLVRQRYGSVIANKLARRMVIPPYRDGGQAQFIERPVPISTQDNRINTLLDYLRNHLDQLHSLDELAQYSKMSRRTFTRQFYKATGMSVGEWLTAERLQRSQELLESTSLPIDAIAVQVGFQSATSLRQHFKQRFDVTPGEWRRTFQGTQPPPTETPAAHDPCSSNISPCSRTGST, from the coding sequence ATGTCCGCTCCGTTAGTCGCCGTGGTTGCCTTCAACCACTTCAGCCCTTTCCACTTGTCGGTACCGTGCATTATTTTCGGCGATCTGCTGCACGAGCGGAAATTATTCGATCTCAGACTCTACGCCTACGAACCCGGCAAGCTGCGCTCCAGCGAAGGGTTGATGGTTGAATCGACGCTCGACGCGGACGAACTGGCGCACGCCGATATCATCATCGTGCCCTCGTGGCGCGATCCGGCCGAAAGACCTGAGCAGTCATTGCTGGATGCCTTGGCGACGGCTTACACGCGAGGCAGTCAGATCGTCGGATTGTGCCTGGGCACATATGTGCTGGCGCATGCCGGCTTGCTGAAAAACCGCAAAGCTTCGACGCACTGGGAATTTGAGCAGGATTTCATGCACCGTTTTCCCGATGTGAAACTGGACAGCAACGCATTGTATGTCGACGATGACCGTTTGATTACCTCTGCAGGCACCGCCGCCGGTATCGACTGTTGCTTATATCTGGTGCGGCAGCGTTACGGCAGTGTGATTGCCAACAAACTGGCCCGGCGTATGGTGATTCCGCCTTACCGCGACGGCGGTCAGGCGCAATTCATCGAACGGCCCGTCCCCATTTCAACGCAGGACAACCGGATCAATACGCTGCTGGATTACTTGCGAAATCACTTGGATCAGTTGCACAGCCTGGACGAATTGGCGCAGTACAGCAAGATGAGCCGCCGCACTTTTACGCGGCAGTTTTACAAGGCCACGGGAATGTCGGTGGGCGAATGGCTGACAGCGGAACGGTTACAGCGCAGCCAGGAACTGCTCGAATCCACTTCCCTGCCGATCGATGCCATTGCCGTACAGGTTGGTTTCCAGTCCGCCACGTCGCTGCGCCAGCACTTCAAGCAGCGCTTCGATGTCACGCCGGGCGAATGGCGAAGAACCTTCCAGGGTACACAGCCGCCACCAACCGAAACCCCGGCGGCTCATGATCCCTGTTCATCCAATATTTCCCCTTGCAGCCGTACTGGCAGCACTTAA
- the crcB gene encoding fluoride efflux transporter CrcB — MFNSLLAICLGASLGAVLRWWLGMSLNALFPAIPPGTLAANLIGGYLIGVALAVFAHHPGFAPEWRLFVITGFLGGLTTFSTFSAEVTTLIQEGRMLWAVGAISAHVIGSLVMTMLGLATVSAFKTI, encoded by the coding sequence ATTTTCAATTCGCTATTAGCCATTTGTTTGGGAGCATCTCTCGGCGCCGTGCTGCGCTGGTGGCTGGGTATGTCGCTTAACGCGCTGTTTCCGGCCATTCCGCCCGGCACGTTGGCGGCGAATCTGATCGGCGGCTACCTGATCGGCGTCGCGCTTGCCGTTTTCGCCCATCATCCCGGCTTTGCGCCCGAGTGGCGCCTGTTTGTCATCACCGGCTTTTTGGGCGGACTGACCACGTTTTCGACGTTCTCCGCCGAGGTCACGACCCTGATTCAAGAAGGGCGCATGCTGTGGGCTGTTGGCGCGATCAGTGCGCATGTGATCGGTTCTTTGGTGATGACGATGCTGGGCCTGGCGACCGTTTCCGCGTTCAAAACCATCTGA
- a CDS encoding DUF190 domain-containing protein — protein MKGYQLTFFTQQDRQHHHLPLGEWLVQAAMKLDIGGATLTVATEGFGHDRRLHSAHFFELADQPVEVTMAVSAQQADRMFEHLKQEGVKVFYVKTPIEFGMTGES, from the coding sequence ATGAAAGGCTATCAACTGACTTTCTTCACCCAGCAAGACCGCCAGCACCATCACCTGCCGCTCGGGGAATGGCTGGTGCAAGCCGCCATGAAACTGGACATCGGCGGCGCAACACTGACTGTTGCCACCGAAGGCTTCGGACATGACCGTAGGCTGCATTCGGCGCATTTCTTTGAACTGGCTGATCAGCCGGTCGAAGTAACGATGGCTGTCAGCGCACAGCAGGCGGACCGCATGTTCGAGCATCTGAAGCAGGAAGGCGTGAAGGTGTTCTATGTCAAAACGCCGATTGAGTTCGGTATGACCGGGGAATCTTGA